In Paenibacillus larvae subsp. larvae, the following proteins share a genomic window:
- a CDS encoding ABC transporter ATP-binding protein encodes MALLKVDQLKVHFPIHGGFFGRVLDHVHAVDDVSFEVQAGETYGIVGESGSGKSTTGNAIMRLIKPTSGQILFHQVDLTKLSRSELRNHRKNIQMIFQDPYSSLNPKKRVLDIIAEPLRNFERLSPDEERKSVQHYLDKVGLSPDNIYKYPHEFSGGQRQRIGIARALTLKPKLIIADEPVSALDVSVQAQVLNFMQDLQAELGLTYIFISHDLGVIRHMCDRIGVMYRGRLVEEAPSADIFSNPQHIYTKRLLSAIPDIRPEYRERQSELRRQVNEEYQKHYVKYFDEHGGVYDLKSISPTHRVALP; translated from the coding sequence ATGGCACTGCTTAAAGTAGATCAATTAAAGGTGCATTTCCCCATTCACGGAGGCTTCTTCGGGCGTGTTTTGGACCACGTCCATGCCGTGGATGATGTAAGTTTTGAAGTGCAGGCAGGGGAAACTTACGGCATCGTCGGGGAATCCGGCAGCGGTAAATCAACGACAGGAAACGCCATTATGCGGCTGATCAAACCGACAAGCGGACAAATTTTGTTCCATCAGGTGGATCTAACGAAATTGAGCCGTTCCGAACTGCGCAATCATCGCAAAAATATTCAGATGATTTTTCAAGATCCATACTCTTCGTTAAATCCGAAGAAACGGGTCCTTGATATTATTGCCGAACCGCTGCGAAACTTTGAGAGGCTCTCCCCGGATGAGGAACGGAAATCTGTTCAGCATTACCTCGATAAAGTTGGTTTAAGCCCGGATAATATCTATAAATACCCGCATGAGTTTTCGGGAGGGCAGCGGCAGCGGATTGGAATTGCGCGTGCATTGACGTTAAAACCGAAACTGATTATTGCGGACGAACCTGTCTCCGCGCTGGATGTTTCCGTCCAGGCGCAAGTACTGAATTTTATGCAGGATTTGCAAGCGGAACTTGGCTTAACTTACATATTTATTAGCCACGATTTAGGCGTAATCCGTCATATGTGTGACCGGATTGGTGTTATGTACCGGGGCCGTCTGGTTGAAGAAGCTCCAAGTGCGGATATTTTCTCAAACCCCCAGCATATTTATACAAAACGGCTGCTTTCGGCCATCCCGGATATCCGTCCAGAGTATCGGGAACGGCAAAGTGAGCTGCGCCGGCAAGTAAACGAGGAATATCAAAAGCATTACGTGAAATATTTTGACGAACATGGAGGCGTATACGATTTAAAATCTATTTCCCCGACACACAGGGTTGCATTACCATAG